A single Lactuca sativa cultivar Salinas chromosome 8, Lsat_Salinas_v11, whole genome shotgun sequence DNA region contains:
- the LOC111891804 gene encoding uncharacterized protein LOC111891804, translated as MVVALGPGKFYGSGLPRPRIYTDIKYNSYRVDPPVSVTDPLMSWAEEAHWSMGGLNVNRHRLQGRIEGNVEKLRSQIEESIKKKESLSPPSSKKKPISKSPEKSAKKKKVAELDRSRSPSPPPAPLANKRKRRFLGLVDEDAEGEENISARKFPVRKLSDEFDLVANTKKSPARSSRGVESETATIALRTRGQKTVTEEPMKGKKRLRKIGEDKNVDASSSSRISSRLVKRV; from the coding sequence ATGGTGGTGGCTTTAGGTCCTGGAAAGTTCTACGGAAGCGGCCTCCCAAGACCACGAATCTACACAGACATCAAGTACAACTCTTACAGAGTCGATCCACCTGTTTCTGTTACAGACCCTTTAATGTCGTGGGCAGAAGAAGCTCACTGGTCAATGGGTGGCTTGAACGTTAACCGCCATCGTCTTCAAGGTCGTATCGAAGGCAACGTCGAGAAGCTTCGGAGCCAGATCGAGGAGTCAATCAAGAAGAAAGAATCCCTAAGCCCGCCGTCGTCAAAGAAAAAACCCATTTCCAAATCGCCGGAAAAATCCGCTAAAAAGAAGAAAGTGGCTGAGCTGGATCGGAGTCGAAGTCCGTCGCCGCCGCCAGCTCCGTTAGCTAACAAGCGGAAGAGGCGATTTCTGGGTTTGGTAGATGAGGACGCTGAAGGTGAAGAGAACATTTCGGCTAGAAAGTTTCCGGTGAGGAAGCTTTCTGATGAGTTCGATCTTGTTGCGAATACAAAGAAAAGTCCGGCGAGAAGCTCCAGAGGTGTTGAGTCTGAGACGGCGACAATCGCTTTAAGGACTCGGGGTCAGAAGACGGTGACTGAGGAGCCGATGAAGGGTAAGAAGCGATTGAGAAAGATTGGTGAAGATAAAAATGTTGATGCATCTTCTTCTTCCAGGATTTCATCGAGATTAGTTAAGCGTGTGTAA